In Microtus pennsylvanicus isolate mMicPen1 chromosome 12, mMicPen1.hap1, whole genome shotgun sequence, the following proteins share a genomic window:
- the Fgfrl1 gene encoding LOW QUALITY PROTEIN: fibroblast growth factor receptor-like 1 (The sequence of the model RefSeq protein was modified relative to this genomic sequence to represent the inferred CDS: deleted 1 base in 1 codon), translating to MTGSLALLLLLLPPLLLGALPSAKAARGPPRMADKVVPRQVARLGRTVRLQCPVEGDPPPLTMWTKDGRTIHSGWSRFRVLPQGLKVKEVEAEDAGVYVCKATNGFGSLSVNYTLIIMDDVSPRKESPGPGGSSGGQEDPASQQWARPRFTQPSKMRRRVIARPVGSSVRLKCVASGHPRPDIMWMKDDQTLTRPEASEHRKKKWTLSLKNLRPEDSGKYTCRVSNRAGAINATYKVDVIQRTRSKPVLTGTHPVNTTVDFGGTTSFQCKVRSDVKPVIQWLKRVEYGSEGRHNSTIDVGGQKFVVLPTGDVWSRPDGSYLNKLLISRARQDDAGMYICLGANTMGYSFRSAFLTVLPDPKPPGPPVAPSSSTTSLPWPVVIGIPAGAVFILGTVLLWLCQAKKKPCAPASTLPLPGHRPPGTSRDRSGDKDLSSLAVGLCEEHGSTVAPQHILASGSTAGPKLYPKLYTDVHTHTHTHTCHTLSHVEGRVHQHQHVHYQC from the exons ATGACGGGGAGCCtggcgctgctgctgctgctactgccgCCGTTGCTACTGGGGGCCCTCCCGTCGGCTAAGGCGGCGCGAG GACCCCCAAGAATGGCAGACAAGGTGGTCCCACGGCAGGTGGCCCGCCTGGGCCGCACTGTTCGGCTGCAGTGCCCAGTGGAGGGGGACCCACCACCCTTGACCATGTGGACCAAAGATGGCCGCACAATCCACAGTGGCTGGAGTCGCTTCCGTGTGCTGCCCCAGGGGCTGAAGGTGAAGGAGGTGGAGGCCGAGGATGCGGGTGTTTATGTGTGCAAGGCCACCAACGGCTTTGGCAGTCTCAGCGTCAACTACACTCTCATCATTATGG ATGATGTCAGTCCAAGGAAGGAGAGCCCTGGGCCAGGTGGCTCTTCTGGGGGCCAGGAGGATCCAGCCAGCCAGCAGTGGG CACGGCCTCGCTTCACGCAGCCCTCCAAGATGAGGCGCCGAGTGATTGCAAGGCCTGTAGGTAGCTCTGTGCGGCTCAAGTGTGTGGCCAGTGGGCACCCACGGCCAGACATCATGTGGATGAAGGATGACCAGACCTTGACACGCCCAGAGGCCAGTGAACACAGGAAGAAGAAGTGGACGCTGAGCTTGAAGAACCTGAGGCCTGAAGACAGTGGCAAGTACACGTGCCGTGTATCCAACCGGGCAGGTGCCATCAATGCCACCTACAAAGTGGATGTGATCC AGCGGACCCGCTCCAAACCTGTGCTCACAGGGACGCACCCTGTGAACACGACAGTGGACTTTGGTGGGACAACGTCTTTCCAGTGCAAAGTTCGCAGTGATGTGAAGCCTGTGATCCAGTGGCTGAAGCGGGTGGAGTACGGCTCCGAGGGCCGCCACAACTCCACTATTGATGTCGGTGGCCAGAAGTTTGTGGTGTTGCCCACTGGTGACGTGTGGTCACGGCCTGATGGCTCCTACCTCAACAAACTGCTCATCTCTCGGGCCCGCCAGGATGATGCTGGCATGTACATCTGCCTGGGTGCGAACACCATGGGCTACAGCTTCCGTAGCGCCTTCCTCACTGTGTTAccag ACCCCAAACCTCCAGGGCCTCCTGTGGCTCCTTCATCCTCAACCACAAGCCTTCCTTGGCCTGTGGTGATTGGTATCCCAGCTGGTGCTGTTTTTATCCTGGGTACTGTGCTGCTCTGGCTTTGCCAGGCCAAGAAGAAGCCATGTGCCCCTGCATCTACGCTCCCTCTGCCTGGTCATCGTCCTCCAGGGACGTCCCGAGACCGCAGTGGGGATAAAGACTTGTCCTCCTTAGCTGTGGGCCTGTGTGAGGAACATGGATCCACCGTGGCTCCCCAGCACATCCTGGCCTCTGGCTCAACTGCCGGCCCCAAGCTGTACCCCAAGCtgtacacagatgtgcacacacacacgcacacacacacatgt cacacactctctcatgtGGAGGGCAGGGTTCACCAGCACCAGCATGTCCACTATCAGTGCTAA